The window GGAAGGTCTCTCCGACGTACCTGGAGAACGCGGCGCTGCACTACCTGAAGCGGTACGCGGCCACGCAGAGCCAGCTCAAACGCGTGCTGATGCGCCGGGTGACCAAGTCCCTCAAGTTCCACGGAGGAGACAAGGCCCAGGCGCTCGGCTGGCTGGACGAGCTCGTCGCGAAGCTCGTGCGCAACGGGCTGCTCAACGACGAGGCCTACGCCCGGATGAAGGCGCACTCGCTGCGCGCTTCGGGGCGCAGCACGCGGGTGATTGCCCAGAAGCTGCGGATGAAGGGCGTCTCGGCGGACGTCGTCACCCAGAAGCTGGCCGACGCGACGGCGGAGGTCTCCGATGAGGACGCCGCACGCATCTGGGCGCGGAAGAAGCGGCTGGGCCCCTTCCGGAAGGTTGCCAGCACCCGCGAGGAGAACCGCCAGCGGGACCTCGCCTCCCTGGCACGGGCGGGCTATCCCTTCAGCATCGCCAAGAAAATCATCGACTCGGACCCGGAGTAGCAGCCGCGCACGCTCCACGGGCACCGGGGCACCCGCGCAGCCAGTCCCCCGGGCTGAGTCCGTATCTCTCGTGGAGCCCCGCCCGCCCATCCAGGCCACGTGGGGCACCGCCGCCGCGTCAGGCCTGGTCGCGGCGCCACCCTCCTGGAGACGCCGTTGCAGACGTATGACCTCTTCGCCCCCGCCACCGAGTCCGAGCGCCACGCCCTGTATGCCCGCATGCGCGCGGAGCCCGGCCTCTGTCGCATCGCTCCCTTCGGGGCCTACGCCGCTTCCCGCTACGAAGATGTGCGCGCGCTCCAGAAGGACGCGCAGCGCTTCTCGTCCGAAGCGCTCGCCATCACCGCGGAGCCGCCCTGGCTCGGCCCGAATCCGGTGGCTGCGTCCCTGGTGACGATGGACCCGCCGCGCCACACCCAGCTGCGTGCGCTGGTCACCCGCGCCTTCGGCCCCACGGGCATGGCGCGGCTGGAGGCGCAGGTGCGCCACGAGGCGCAGACCTTGGCCGAGGCCGCCGTCCACCGGCGCGAGGTGGACCTGGTGGACGCCTTCTCCTTCGTGCTGCCCCGCAACGTCATCGGCCGGATGCTCGGCCTGGAGCCGTCCACCTTCACCGAGTTCAAGCGCTGGTCGATGAACATGGGCCTCATCAGCTCCGCCGTGCCCGCGCAGCACCAGGGCATCCGCGACACCGTGAAGGAGATGGAGACGTACCTGGGGGACGTCATCGCCGCGCGCCGCCGCCAGCCGGGGGAGGACCTGGTGAGCGACCTGCTCCGCGCGGAGGTGGAGGGGCAGCAGCTCACCGACGCAGAGGTGCTCTCCTTCCTCTTCCTGCTGCTGCCCGCGGGCATGGAGACGACGGCGCAGCTCATCGGCAACGCGGCCATCCTCCTCGCTCGCTTCCCCGAGCAGCTGGAGCAGGCCCGCGCGGACCGCGCGCACATCCCCCGCTTCCTCGAGGAGGTGCTGCGCTACGAGCCTCCCGCGCAGTTCGCCTTCCGCGTCGCCACCTCGGACGTGGAGCTGTCCGGAACGCGCATTCCGGCGGGCAGCCTCGTCATGGGGCTGGTGGGCAGCGCCAACCGCGACGAGCGCGTCTTCGAGCAGCCGGACGCCTTCCTTCCCGGCCGGGACAAGGCCACCCAGCACCTCTCCTTCGGCCACGGCATCCACTTCTGCCTGGGCGCGCAGCTCGCGCGCATGGAGGCCCGGCTCGCGCTGGAGGCGCTCGTCCCGCGCGTGCGCTCGGTGCGGCTGCGCGCCCCGGACATCGACTGGCTCCCCGGGCTCACCATCCACGGGCCCAGGACGCTGCCGGTGGAGCTCGTCCCCGCCTGAGGCCCGGCGCGCCCGGCCGCTACAGGATGGCCCGGACGAAGAGGTACGCCACGTACGCGGCCCAGGGCAGGAAGACGGCGAGCAGCGCGATGGCGACGGGGCGCACCCACGTGGGGGACTTGTCGCGCCAGGGCAGCAGCATCAGGTAGCCGCCCGCGAGCGTGGGGATGGGCAGCAGGTTCAGGGCCGCCATCCTCGCGCTCATGATGCCCCAGGCACGCAGCAGCTCGCCGTCACGCAGCAGGCCCACGAAGCGCTCCACGCGCTCCGGCAGCGCGGCCAGGTTGAACACCGCGGGGAACCCTTCCGTGAACTGGTGGAAGCCCTCGGCGGGGCCCAGGCATGCCATGGCCACGCCAATCTGCACGTACCAGGGGATGGCCAGGGACAGGGCGTGCAGCGGCGGAGGCAGCTTGTTGAGCCGGCTCTTCAGGGTCGGCGCCTGGGCGGCCTCCTCCTCGCCGGGCGCGAAGGACGCGGAGCTGCCCAGGACGATGGGGTGCAGGCTCCAGCCGATGCCCCCCATGCGCCACGCCAGCAGCTTCGGCCCGTAGCCCACCTGCACCGCCAGGGGCCGGGCGCCGAACGCGCTCGCCACCACGGCCTGGGCCAGCGCCCACATGACGTTGACCGCGACGAACAGCAGGCCCAGCCAGAAGAAGAGCGCGACTCTGTCCATGCGCTGAAGTCTATCACCGTGAAACAGGCCCCCGTAGGGCCCGGGTCAGGACAGACTTCCAGGTGTCTGTCCATTCTCCCGGAGGGCGGGGCACATCCGCTCACCTGCCACTCCCGCCACTCATCTGCAGTCCCAGAAGCCGATGGAGAAGGTGACCTCGGCGGAGGTGCGCGAGTTGAGGCCCTGGCGCATGTCGTCCCAGCCCGCGCGCGTCGCGAGCATGAGGTGGAAGACGCACAGCTTCGCCTGCACGCCCAGGCTGGCGCGCAGCGGCACCTCCAGCCGGCTGCTGGAGGGGGAGAACACGGCGGCGCCCTGCACACCGGCGAAGCCCTCGATGAAGCCGGTGTCCCTTCCGAACAGCGTGGCCCGCCGCGCCATGGAGAGGCCCAGGGCCGGCCCCAGTCCGGCCTGGTTGGTGTACGGCGCGGCGGTGCGCAGGTGGAACCCCACCTGGGCGCCCACGTTGAAGTCCTTTGGCCAGTAGAAGAGGTCCTCGCACCAGTTACACGACGAACCGCTCCGCGCGGGCGTGAGCTGCCGGTGGTACGCCAGGTCGAGGCCATGGTTCTTGTTCTGGTTGCCCTGCCGGACCTCGAGGGCCAGCCCGTCCACCTCGTTGTACGGGCGTATCGGCACGTACACGCCCACCCCATCCGCCTGGTTCCCCACGTGCAGGTCCAGTTGCAGGCCGCGCAGTCCGCTGGCGGGCAGCGTCAGCCAGGGGAGCTCCGCCGCCGCGCGCGCCGGCCCCAGGCACAGCAGCAGCATGAAGAATGCCCTCGTCCACGTGTGCCTCGGCTCCATCGTCTCGCGCTCCCGGCGGGGTGATGGCAGTCACCCTACGGGCAGCGGTGCGAGGCAATCCTCACGGGCGCCTCATGGTTTCATCATGGGCGCGGAGCGTGGCGCAGGGGCAGGCGCACCTCGAAGCAGGCGCCGCGCCCCGGCTCGCTGGTGACGTGGATGGTGCCACCGTGGCCGTCGACAATCTGGCGGGTGATGAAGAGGCCCAGCCCCAGGCCGCCGTGGTGGCGGGCGGAGTGGGCGCGCTCGAACTTGTCGAAGATGCGCGGCA of the Pyxidicoccus xibeiensis genome contains:
- a CDS encoding regulatory protein RecX → MDESREGQDRKPPRQAKPPRKVSPTYLENAALHYLKRYAATQSQLKRVLMRRVTKSLKFHGGDKAQALGWLDELVAKLVRNGLLNDEAYARMKAHSLRASGRSTRVIAQKLRMKGVSADVVTQKLADATAEVSDEDAARIWARKKRLGPFRKVASTREENRQRDLASLARAGYPFSIAKKIIDSDPE
- a CDS encoding cytochrome P450; this translates as MQTYDLFAPATESERHALYARMRAEPGLCRIAPFGAYAASRYEDVRALQKDAQRFSSEALAITAEPPWLGPNPVAASLVTMDPPRHTQLRALVTRAFGPTGMARLEAQVRHEAQTLAEAAVHRREVDLVDAFSFVLPRNVIGRMLGLEPSTFTEFKRWSMNMGLISSAVPAQHQGIRDTVKEMETYLGDVIAARRRQPGEDLVSDLLRAEVEGQQLTDAEVLSFLFLLLPAGMETTAQLIGNAAILLARFPEQLEQARADRAHIPRFLEEVLRYEPPAQFAFRVATSDVELSGTRIPAGSLVMGLVGSANRDERVFEQPDAFLPGRDKATQHLSFGHGIHFCLGAQLARMEARLALEALVPRVRSVRLRAPDIDWLPGLTIHGPRTLPVELVPA
- a CDS encoding site-2 protease family protein, with protein sequence MDRVALFFWLGLLFVAVNVMWALAQAVVASAFGARPLAVQVGYGPKLLAWRMGGIGWSLHPIVLGSSASFAPGEEEAAQAPTLKSRLNKLPPPLHALSLAIPWYVQIGVAMACLGPAEGFHQFTEGFPAVFNLAALPERVERFVGLLRDGELLRAWGIMSARMAALNLLPIPTLAGGYLMLLPWRDKSPTWVRPVAIALLAVFLPWAAYVAYLFVRAIL